In the Bacillus amyloliquefaciens DSM 7 = ATCC 23350 genome, ATAGCGGGCTTTTCCCGGGGAATATTGATAGTAAAGAGATGAAATGGGCGCACGCCAATCGTAAATGAGAAAATGCTCATTGGTTTCATCCATTAAAGAAGTCAGCCCGATATAAATCTGCTCGGCAGAGGACTCCCCTTTTTCCGTAAAATCGACACGGCCGAAGTAAGGAGAGGCTTTCAGCTTTTGGATTTTTTGAAGCTGCCGGTATTGAAGCCGATGCGTCCGTTCACGTTCTGAAAGCATTTCAGCCTGCTGTTTAATGCTTGAAAATGTTTCCGCCGCTTCATGGGCATCATCCAAATTAACCGTGACATCATCCCAAAACGTTTTTCTCAAACCGACAATATCCTGCTTCAATCCGGCCCGATGATGCTTCAAGACGCGTTTGTTTCTGATCCAGTTCCTTCATGACAAAATTGATTCTTTCCTGCTCTTCTTTCCATTCTTCATCACGTTTTGCCATCAGCGGCACCTCCGACATCAAGCTGACAAATCCGGCTTTCTTTACACAAACATATTATTCATCATTATAGTCAAATACCCTTTTTCTTATCATATCGGGCGTCTTTTTTATCCGTTATGCAAAAAAACCGATTTCTTTTATGAAATCGGTTTTTTACTGATCTATATGATAGGAACGAATCGGCAGGCGCCACCTGAAAACATAACTGCAGATGCGGCATGCCACAAGCACTAGGAACAGCACATACAAACCTGCGGCATTCCCGGCCCAGCCGAGGCCCACGATTAATCCTCCGAGTGCGGCCCAGACTGCATAAATTTCCGACTTGAGCACAAGGGGCTTCCTGCCCGCGAGCAGATCCCGTATGATGCCGCCCCCGCTTCCGGTCAGCACCGCGGCCGCAACCACTGCACTGAGCGGATGGCCCATTTTTACGGCATACAAAGCGCCTTGGATGGCAAACGCCGAAAGCCCGATGGCATCGGATACGTTTCCCCATTTACTCCAATGTCTTAACAGCAGCTTCGGAAATAAAAAGACAATCGTAACTGATGCGAGAGCGATTTGAAAAAACGCGCCTTGCTCCCACAAGGCGGAGACCGGAACACCGATCAGCAGGTTTCGGATGGCTCCGCCGCCGAACGCTGTTACAATCCCCAAGATATACACGCCTAAAATATCATACTCCTCTTCCATCGCAACAATCGCTCCGCTGACCGCAAACGCAATGATGCCGATTACACTAAGCAGCTCCCAGGCCATTCCATATGCTCCTTTTTATTTGTTAAATTTTCTGACGACCATTAGATTTTATAATCGCTTTCTCTTAAAATCAACCTTATTTTTGAAAGATTCTGATTCCAAAATCGGGACAACTGCATTCATCATATCTGGAGGCGAGAATATTTTCCTATTTTATACTATATTAGGAGGTTTATTGGAAGTTACATTGAATACTTTCTCTTAACAAAAAAGGGGGGTTATAAGATGAAAATCAGTTCACTTGTTTTTCCAGTTTTATTGGCCGCCGGATTAATTCCCGGCCTGCCGTCAGCCGAAAACCATACGCATTCGCACACTCATGCGGAGCCGGCCAAAACGGTGTATACGGACCCGCTTCCGAAAGCCGATCATTTTAAAGATCTGAAAGGCCCGGTTCAGATTGAACAGACGGTTGATACAAAAATTCTGGATGAAAACGGTAAGCAGGTCGGCACGAAACGATTCGATGCCAATGTCAATCAGGATAAAGCCTCAACTAAAGCCAGCACGGGCTCTCAGAAGGTCAGAGTACTGGCGGTGGCGGACGCTGAATACCGCGCCAAATACAGCGACTGGCAAACGCGAATCGTCCAGATCGTGGAGCAGGCTGATGTCGCCTTCAACCGTGATCATAACATTGATTTTGTCGTACAGGCCGTGCAAGCCTGGAATTCCTCCGGCTCAAACAGTTCTCAGATTTTATCGAATCTCCAAAGCAGCTTCAGAAATCAAAATTATCATTTTGTCGTCGGTTTTACCGCAAAATCGAGTTTTGACGCCGGCGGTATCGCGTATGTATATAACGGCAAACCGAGCGGCCCGGCCTTCAGCGTGAACCTAGATCAAGGAACGGCCAACACGGCGAAAGCGGCCCAGCACGAGTTTTCCCATAATTTCGGACTTCAGCATGACGCCCAAGGCAGCGGCATCCGCTGCGTCATGAATTATGATTATGCCTATTCCGTAGATATTTGGGACAGTTCCCATAACAGACAGATTGAGACAAACAAAGCTTGGTACAGATAATAGAAAAAGAGCCGCTCCCATGGAGCAGGCTCTTTATTTTGCCGTGCGTTCCGCTTTGACAAAACACATGCAGACAATAATGAGAATAAATGCCGTCAATGCTAAGAATGGAATGGTAATAAAACCGAACCAGTTAATATATTCAGATGAGCAAGGTACGCCGTAGACGCATGGCTTGATGCCGCTGAAACCGGGCACCTTCTGCTCAAGGTAATGCATGATCGATATAAACGCACCGATGACGGCCATCGGGAGCACATATTTTTTCACGCGCGTGTCACCCTGAAAGGTGGCGATTCCTAAAATCAGGACAAGCGGGTACATGAGAATTCTTTGATACCAGCACAGCTCGCACGGTATGAATTTTCTGATCTCGCTGAAATATAGGCTGCCGAGCATGGCAACAAGAGCTATTACCCAAGAAGCATATAAAAATACGATTCTATTTTTCATTTTTCAGCTCTTTCTTAATCGTTTTTGAAATCTCCTCATAATTAGCGAAGTCTTTAATCACTTTGTCATTTACGTAAATCGTCGGTGTCGCCGTGATATTTAATTTATCATTCAGGTCAGTGTCAGCTTTCAGCTCTGTTGCGAAGGTTTCTTTATCAAGGTTTTCCTTCAGCTTGTCAGGATCAACCTTTTTCGCGGTGCTTTTGACCGTCTTTTCAAGCAATGCAGGCGTGACCCATTCCTGTTCGCTTGACGGCTGCTCTTCAAACAGCTTTTCATGGAAAGCCCAGAATGATGCCGGGTCTTCCTTCCACACCTCTTCTGAAGCAAGTGCCGCCAGACGCGAGCCGGTTCCGTGGAACATGACGTTCACAAATGAAAATTTCACGTCGCCTTTATCGATAAAATCTTTTTTGATTTTCGGAAAGATATCGCTGTTAAATACTTTGCATGACGGACATTTGTAATCTCCGAATTCAACTACCGTCACAGGCGCGCTGTCTTTGCCAAGCACGGGCTGTCCTTTAATGGAAGGCTGTTCGGCGACTGTTTCGCCCGCTTTTTCCGTTTGGTTGTTAATAATTACGATGGCCGCAAATAAAACGACAACGATTAACGTCAGAATCACCGCAAATTTCGCAGACGATTGTTTCTTTTTCACTCAGACACCTCATTGTTTTTAAAATAAAAAAGAAGCGGATGCCGGATGGCCCGCTTCTCTATTTTACCAAGACAACCTTGTTTAAGAAAACCCTGAAAAACGAATTATCTTTGACAATTATTCCGCTTTCACTCTCATGACGCGCATCGCGTTGGCAACGGCGATCAGCGTGACGCCTACATCTGAAAAGACCGCTTCCCACATGGTGGCGAATCCGAATGCGCCAAGCAGGAGAAAAATGATTTTTACGCCTAAAGCAAATCCAATATTCTGCCAGACGATCCGGCGTGTGCGGCGTGCAATCCGGATGGCTTCGGCTGCTTTTGACGGCTGGTCTGTCATCAGGACGACATCGGCCGCTTCGACGGCGGCATCAGAACCGAGAGCCCCCATGGCAGCTCCGATGTCAGCTCTGGCAAGCACAGGCGTATCGTTAATCCCATCACCGACAAACATCAGTTTTTCATTCGGTGCAAGCGCCGCTTCGAGTTCTTCGACTCGGTCTACTTTGTCTCCCGGCAGCAGTTCTGTATACACGTCATCAATACCGAGCTCGCGGCCGACCGCTTCACCGGTCTGCTTTGAATCACCCGTCAGCATCACTGTCCGTTTGACGCCGAGCGCTTTTAAACGGGCAATGGCCTGTTTGGCGTCCTCTTTGATTTCATCGGCGATCACGATCGCCCCCGCATATTGCTGATCAACGGCAACGTAAACGACGGTTCCGTTGTTTTCAGCTGTGCCGAAAGCGATTTGTTCTTTTGCCATCAGTTTTTGATTTCCGGCCAAAATCGTTGATCCGCCGGTTTTCACCCGAATGCCGTGTCCGGGTATTTCTTCATATTCTTCAATCTCCTCAGCCGCGAGCGGTTGATTGTAAGCCTCACGGATGGATGAAGCAATCGGATGATTGGAATGGACTTCGGCAAGCGCAGCCGCATGAAGCAGGCTGTCTTGCGTAAATCCTGCCGCCGGTTTGATATCAGTAACGGCGAAATTGCCTTTCGTTAAGGTTCCCGTTTTATCAAACACGGCGTATGCCACCTGATTGAGCGCTTCTAAATAGTTGCTGCCTTTCACGAGCACCCCTGCTTTAGACGCGGCTCCAATACCGCCGAAAAACCCGAGCGGAATGGAGACGACGAGTGCGCACGGACAAGAAATCACAAGGAAAATCAGCGCCCGGTACACCCAGTCGGACAGCGCGGCTGACGGCACGAAAAGCGGCGGTAAAAAGGCGAGAAGCACCGCGACAATGACAACGGCCGGTGTATAGTACTTGGCAAACTTCGTAATAAAGTTTTCCGTTTTCGCTTTGCGTCCGGCCGCATTTTCGACCAGATCCAATATTTTTGATACGGCGGAGTCTTCATATCCTTTAGAGGTTTCAATATGAAGCACGCCGTTCTGGTTCATAAATCCGGCCATCACATCTTGGCCCGGCTCCGCTTTTCTCGGCACGGATTCGCCCGTTAAAGCGGATGTATCAACCATCGATGAGCCGCTCAGCACCTTTCCGTCCAGCGGAATCCGTTCTCCGGGATTCACGACGATGACCTGTCCGACTTTGACCTCCTGCGGCGGAACGGCAGTCATGCCGTTTTCCGTTTTCACATTGGCGTACTCAGGACGGATGTCCAATAACGCGCTGATCGATTTTCTGGATCGGCTGACGGCCGCCCCCTGAAACAATTCACCGATTTGGTAGAACAGCATGACCGCGACGCCTTCCGGATACTGATGAATGATAAATGCGCCGATTGTCGCAAGCGCCATCAGAAAATGCTCATCAAATACCTGGCCGCGGACAATATTTTTCCCCGCTCTGGCTACGATATCGCCGCCGATGATCAAATATGAAGCAAAAAAGAGCAGAAACTCAAGGACGGCGCCTGTGTGCGCGAAGTAAGCGATGACGGCCAAAACGGCGCCCGCCGCCAATCTCACTAGCATCAGCTGCAGCTTTTTGCGGTATTCATCCTCGCCAGGTTTGTCTTCATGCTTCGAACGGACGGTCACATGAGGATCAATGGACTTTACTTTTTTTGCAACTTCATCTTTCATCCATTGCTCATCTTTGCCCCCGGCCGAAACTGTAATGGTGCTTGCCGCAAAATTGACAGCACAGCCGTCGATGCCGTCAATGGCTTTTACGCCGTTTTCTATTTTTTTTGCACAGTTGCTGCAATCAAGTCCGTCTAACACAAATTCACCTTTTGCCGCTTTCATTTTCGACTCACCCTACTTTCCGTAATAGGATTCCCATAATATCAATGCAGCTAAACGAAATTATATATATGAGCATATGTTCATATAGTTGTTTTCTATATTATATGCAAGTTTTGAATAAAGTGTCAATAAAAAAGACAAAACCGGCATCAGCCGATTTTGTCTTTTTTCACCTTCTGTAAACGCAAAGCATTAAGGACGACCGATACCGAGCTGAACGCCATGGCGGCGCCTGCCACCCACGGAGCCAGAAAGCCGGCTGCCGCAATCGGAATGCCTATGGTGTTGTAGCCCAATGCCCATCCTAAATTCTGCTTGATGTTTCTCATAGTCAGCCTGCTCATGCCGATGGCGTCGGCAATGCCGTTCAGGTCTCCGCGAATCAGCGTAATGTCCGCTGCTTCCATTGCGATATCGGTGCCGGTGCCGATGGCCATCCCGATATCGGCCACAGCCAGCGCCGGAGCATCATTGATGCCGTCGCCGACCATTGCCACGCGCCGGCCTTCTTTTTGCAGCCGGGAAATCTCCGCTGCCTTTTGTTCGGGAAGCACTTCGGCAATCACGCTGCCGATGCCTGCGGCTTTAGCAATGGCTTCCGCCGTCTTTTGGTTGTCACCGGTCATCATGATGACGTCAAGGCCCATATCCTTCAGGCGTTTCACCGCAGCCTGAGATGTTTCTTTGATCGTATCGGCGACTGCGATAAGCCCCGCCGCTTTGCCGTCTGCCTTAATGAGCATCACCGTTTTTCCTTCCGCCTCCAAGCGGGTCATGTGCGGAAGCAATGCTTCATGTTCAATGTGTTCCGATTCCATCAGCCGTCTTGATCCGGCAAGAATCGTTTTCCCGTCAGCCTCTGCATAGATTCCGGAACCGATCCGGGCTTGGAAACGGGTTAGTTTCGGAATGGAAATCCCGCGTTTTTCGGCTCCTGAAACGATGGCTTCTCCAAGCGGGTGCTCCGATCCCGCTTCAGCGGCGGCCGCAAGCCGCAGGAGCTCCTCTTCGTTCATTCCCGCTGCCGGTACGGCGTCTGTCAGCACCGGTCTGCCGTTTGTCACCGTTCCGGTTTTATCCAGTACGATTGTCGTCAGACGCTGGGTCTTTTCTAAGTGCTCTCCGCCTTTAAAGAGAATGCCGAATTCAGCTGCGCGGCCGGAGCCCGCCATAATGCTCGTCGGAGTGGCGAGCCCGAGTGCGCACGGACAGGCAATGACAAGCACGGCGATGAATTTGCCGATCGCTTCAGAAAACTGTCCCGGAGACGCCCATACATACCAAATGAGAAAAGTCATCACGGCCAATCCCAGCACAATCGGGACGAAAATGCCTGAAATGTGATCCGCGAGCCGCTGAATGGGCGCTTTTGATCCTTGGGCTTCTTCCACGATTTTAATAATGTGTGCAAGCGCGGTATCTTTCCCGACATTCACCGCTCTGATTTTGAGAAAGCCATTTGCATTGATCGTCGCCCCAGTGACGGTGCTCCCCGGAGACTTATCTGCAGGCATGCTTTCTCCCGTAATCATCGATTCATCAATCGCGGAATGGCCTTCAATCACTTCGCCATCGACAGGAACGCGTTCTCCCGGTTTCACGTATACGATGTCCCCCGTCCGGACCTCGTCAATCGGAATCACCTGTACCTTCCCTTCCCGCTCGACCGCCGCCGTCCTCGCCTGAAGCTTCATTAACTTTTTAATCGCTTCTGATGAGCGGCCTTTTGCTTTCATCTCTAAAAGCTTTCCAAGCAAAATCAAAGTCAGCAAAATGGCGCTCGTTTCATAATAAAGCCCCTCGGCATGGCCGTTTCGCCCGAGAGACGCAATCGTCATGTACAGGCTGTACGCGTAAGCGGCCGTCGTTCCGAGGGCAACGAGAACATCCATATTGGCGCTTTTATTTCTAAGCGCCTTGTACGCTCCCGTATAAAAAGGCCAGCCGATGACGAGCTGCACCGGGGTGGCAAGCGCGAATTGCAGCCACGGATTCATCAGGATATCCGGCATCCAGATAAAAGAAGTAAAAGAAAAATGGCTGACCATCGACCATAGAAGCGGAAAGGAGAGAACGGCAGAAAATATCAGCCTGATCAGCTGTTTACGCTGTTCTTTTTCCTTTTGAGATAATCCGCCGTCTTGGCCGTCCGCTTCCTTATCTTCTAATCGATAGCCGAGTTTTGCCACGGTCTCTTTCAGTTCTTTCGGTGTCACTTCTTTAGGGTTGTATTCAACGGAGACCGTTTCAAGGGCGAAATTCACCGGCGCGCCCACAACGCCCTCTATTTTGTTCAGGCGCTTTTCAATCCGATTGGCGCAGGCGGCGCACGTCATGCCTTCAATCTGAAAATCGGCTTTTTCCGTCACGACGTGATAGCCGAGTTTTCCAATTTTATCCTTTACGGCGCCAGCTTCGATTTTGTCAGGCTGATAGGAAATATTTGAGGTCTCAAGCGCAAGATTGACGGAAGCGTCATTGACGCCGTCCATCCGTTTCAGTCCTTTTTCAATTCTTGAAGCGCAGGCGGCGCATGTCATGCCTCCCACTTGAATAGTCATTTCTTTTGGTTCACTCAATGCCCTCACCTCTTCTCACAAACCCCCAGGGGGTATCATTTTCATAAAAGAAAACCGCGCCCGTTCCCGAAGCGCGATAAACCTTATACGACGTCATAACCTTGATCTTCAATCGCGTCTTTTATATCTGATACGGAGACTTTGTTCTCATCAAACGTCACATCCACCTGTCCGGCTTCCAATTTCACCTGAACCTCCGTCACTCCGTTCAGTTCTCCTACTCCGGTCTCTACTGCTTTGACGCAGTGCTGACAGGACATGCCTTCGACTTGCAGTGTTTTTTGTTCCATGATGATTCCCTCCACGTCTTGTTTTTTCTTCTTCATGTTACCATACCCCTGTAGGGTATTTCAAAACATTTTATTTCATGATTTCGCGATTTTTTTCACGACATCCAGCAGCTCGGCAATCGCCTGCTCCCCGTTTCCGCTCTCAATGGCGCCGGCTACGCAGTGATGGGCGTGATCTTCCAGCAGATGAAACGCGACTTTTTGCATGGCCGCCTGAACGGCTGAAATCTGCACGAGAATATCCACGCAATATCGTTCGTTTTCCACCATGTTCTGAATGCCCCTGACTTGGCCTTCAATCCGTTTCAGCCGGTTCAGAATCTGGTCTTTTTCCTTGGCGCTTTTATGATTTAACGATTGATGTTCGGTATGTTTGTCCATTTTCCACCTCGTTTTTTTCTTCGTTATCTTTATTATACAGACTTGAAAAACCGGTGTAAAAAATTTTCAACACACAAGTTTTACCAGTACACCCGCGGGGTATATATTGTTATCACATATCAAGAGGGGGAAGTTCATTGAAAACGATACAGGTTGGCATATTGGGATATGGTCTGTCGGGGAAAGTCTTTCATGCGCCGCTTTTGGACGTCCTTGATGATTATCAGATCAAAAAAGTCATGACCTCCAGAACGGATGAGGTCAAACGTGATCTGCCGGGGGCTGAAGCCGTGCGCAAGATTGAAGACATCACCGGTGACCCTGATATTGATCTCGTCATCGTTACGACACCGAGCGGAATGCATTATGAATCAGCGATGAAATGTCTCCTTGCGGGGAAACACACCGTCGTGGAAAAGCCGATGACGGCGACTTCAGCAGAAGCGGAGGAGCTGAGAAGAACGGCTGAAAATAAAGGCGTCTTGCTTAGCGTGTATCACAACCGGCGCTGGGACAATGACTTTTTAACGATTCAAAAGCTGATTCGGGACGGGGCGCTTCAAGACATTCATACATATCAAGTCAACTACGATCTATACAACCCGGTTGTACAAGAAAGATGGCGCGAAAAAAGCGGACCCGCCACGGGAACACTGTATGATCTCGGTTCACATATTATTGACCAGACACTCCTGCTTTTCGGAATGCCGGAATCCGTCACCGCACATGTGATGAAACAGCGGGACAACAGTGAAACGGCCGATTGGTTTCTGGCCGCCCTCCATTACGGCAAGCTTCAGGTTATTCTTCAATCCGGCTCCATGAATGCGGCAAGCGGCCCGCGCTATCAGATTCACGGACGGAATGCAAGCTTTATCAAATACGGAAAGGACGGACAGGAAGCTGCGCTTTCAGCCGGCCAAAAGCCGATTGACGAGAACTGGGGCGCCGATGACCCTGACAGCTTCGGTGAGCTGACAACCGCAGCGGATGAAAAAAGACATACAGAAACAATCCCCTCTGAGAACGGATCTTACCTTACGTACTACAAACGGCTGGCAGACAGCATCTTAAACGGAAAACCGCTTCCTGTTACGGCGGAAGAAGGCATCGATGTCATCCGTGTCATTGAAGCGGTGATGAAAAGCAGCGAACAAAAACGGACGATTGCCCTTTAATATAAAAAACCCCCCAGCCGTATCAGCTGGGAGGTTTTTTTAGATTAGAATGATTTTCCGGCTTCTTTCGCGCGGGCAATCGCATCTTCTTTAATTTGCTGTGCTTTATTCGGTTCAGCATTATGGCCTTCAACGATTAAACCGTCAAAAGAAGGAACGCCGAAGAAGTTCATCATGATGCCGATGTAACGGTGGCCCATTTCCATGTCAGCCGCCGGGCCTTCAGAGTAATAGCCTCCGCGCGCCTGAATGTGGAGCGCTTTTTTGTCTGTCAACAGACCGATCGGGCCTTGTTCTGTATATTTGAATGATTTTCCGGCTACAGCTACAGAATCAAGGTACGCTTTCATAACAGGCGGGAATGAGAAGTTCCAAAGCGGTGTAACGAATACGTATTTGTCAGCAGATGCGAATTGATCGCTCAGCTCGTTCAGACGGCCGACTTTCGCTTTTTCATTTTCAGAAAGCTCTTCAAAACCTGTGCCGGATTGAAGTTTTCCCCAGCCGCTGAATACATCCGCGTCGATATGAGGAATGTTTTCTTTGTAAAGGTCGATATGTACAACCTCATCATTCGGGTTTGATTCTTTATAAGAATCGATAAACGCTTTTCCTGTCGCCATGCTGTAAGATGTCTTTTCATCATGAGGATGAGCAGTGATATAAAGTACTTTTGCCATTGTAAACAGCCCTTTCGTTTTCAGATTACACACATATTTATTATGAAATATGAATGTTTTTTATACTGATCAGTTCTGTAATAATTATAGTTACAAAAAAATCTTTTAGCAACAATAATATCTCGAAATCAGTATATTTTTTTTGAAATGCTTTAATGACGGGGGTTGGAAGCAGCAGAAAAAGCAGAAACATTTAGTTTCTGCTCAAAATCGGATTTGGTTTGCAGACCGGAATATCCAATCCGAGATTCCCCCGCAGTGTATCCGCCGGATAGCTTTTTCGGTACAGCCCCTTTTCCTGAAGGATCGGTATGACATGATCCACAAAGGCTTCAAGTGTGCCCGGGATGTCAGATTGAATGATAAAGCCGTCCGCGGCCTCTGCCTGAAACCATGTTTCAATTAACGACGCCACCCCTTCCGGTGTGCCGATAAAGAGGGTTCGCGGAAACGCGGCTTCGCGCGCCACTTGACGCAGCGTAAGATTCCGGGCTTTCGCATCTCTTTTGATGCGGTCTGTCGTGCTTTGAAACGCGTTTTTCCCGATGTCGCCCAAATCAGGGAACGGCTCATCCAGCGGAAAACGGCTCAGATCATAATCGTCAAAAAATCTGGCCACATATTTAACGGCGTTCTCTATCGGAATCAGCTCGGCGAATTCCTGATATTTCGCTTCCGCTTCTTCTTGTGAGCCGGCTATAATCGGACTGATTCCCGGAAAGATCCGCAGTTTGGAAGCGTCCCGGCCGTAATCCGCCGCCCGCTTCTTCACATCATCATAAAAAGCTTTCGTTTCCTCAAGTGAATTGGAGTGCGTAAAGACTGCATCGGCATTCCGCGCGGCAAACGACCGGCCGGTTTCTGAAGACCCCGCTTGGAAAACGACCGGCTCTCCCTGTTTGGACCGGCCGATATTCAGCGGGCCCTCCACTTGAAAATACTCGCCTTTGTGATACAGACGATGCAGTTTGTCAGGATCAAAAAACTGTCCGGTTTCTTTGTTGCGGACGAAGGCATCTTCTTCCCAGGAATTCCACAGACCGCGCACCACGTCCACATGTTCTTGGGCGATGGCGTAACGCCGGCTGTGGTCGGGAAGGCTTTCCTTGCTGTGATTGCGCGCAGCCCCCGCCTGCGGAGAAGTGACGAGATTCCAGCCCGCCCGGCCGCCGCTGATATGGTCAAGAGACATGAGCTGTCTTGCGATGGTGAACGGCTC is a window encoding:
- a CDS encoding trimeric intracellular cation channel family protein, giving the protein MAWELLSVIGIIAFAVSGAIVAMEEEYDILGVYILGIVTAFGGGAIRNLLIGVPVSALWEQGAFFQIALASVTIVFLFPKLLLRHWSKWGNVSDAIGLSAFAIQGALYAVKMGHPLSAVVAAAVLTGSGGGIIRDLLAGRKPLVLKSEIYAVWAALGGLIVGLGWAGNAAGLYVLFLVLVACRICSYVFRWRLPIRSYHIDQ
- a CDS encoding heavy metal translocating P-type ATPase, with product MKAAKGEFVLDGLDCSNCAKKIENGVKAIDGIDGCAVNFAASTITVSAGGKDEQWMKDEVAKKVKSIDPHVTVRSKHEDKPGEDEYRKKLQLMLVRLAAGAVLAVIAYFAHTGAVLEFLLFFASYLIIGGDIVARAGKNIVRGQVFDEHFLMALATIGAFIIHQYPEGVAVMLFYQIGELFQGAAVSRSRKSISALLDIRPEYANVKTENGMTAVPPQEVKVGQVIVVNPGERIPLDGKVLSGSSMVDTSALTGESVPRKAEPGQDVMAGFMNQNGVLHIETSKGYEDSAVSKILDLVENAAGRKAKTENFITKFAKYYTPAVVIVAVLLAFLPPLFVPSAALSDWVYRALIFLVISCPCALVVSIPLGFFGGIGAASKAGVLVKGSNYLEALNQVAYAVFDKTGTLTKGNFAVTDIKPAAGFTQDSLLHAAALAEVHSNHPIASSIREAYNQPLAAEEIEEYEEIPGHGIRVKTGGSTILAGNQKLMAKEQIAFGTAENNGTVVYVAVDQQYAGAIVIADEIKEDAKQAIARLKALGVKRTVMLTGDSKQTGEAVGRELGIDDVYTELLPGDKVDRVEELEAALAPNEKLMFVGDGINDTPVLARADIGAAMGALGSDAAVEAADVVLMTDQPSKAAEAIRIARRTRRIVWQNIGFALGVKIIFLLLGAFGFATMWEAVFSDVGVTLIAVANAMRVMRVKAE
- a CDS encoding oxidoreductase, which encodes MKTIQVGILGYGLSGKVFHAPLLDVLDDYQIKKVMTSRTDEVKRDLPGAEAVRKIEDITGDPDIDLVIVTTPSGMHYESAMKCLLAGKHTVVEKPMTATSAEAEELRRTAENKGVLLSVYHNRRWDNDFLTIQKLIRDGALQDIHTYQVNYDLYNPVVQERWREKSGPATGTLYDLGSHIIDQTLLLFGMPESVTAHVMKQRDNSETADWFLAALHYGKLQVILQSGSMNAASGPRYQIHGRNASFIKYGKDGQEAALSAGQKPIDENWGADDPDSFGELTTAADEKRHTETIPSENGSYLTYYKRLADSILNGKPLPVTAEEGIDVIRVIEAVMKSSEQKRTIAL
- the azoRB gene encoding FMN-dependent NADH-azoreductase AzoRB, yielding MAKVLYITAHPHDEKTSYSMATGKAFIDSYKESNPNDEVVHIDLYKENIPHIDADVFSGWGKLQSGTGFEELSENEKAKVGRLNELSDQFASADKYVFVTPLWNFSFPPVMKAYLDSVAVAGKSFKYTEQGPIGLLTDKKALHIQARGGYYSEGPAADMEMGHRYIGIMMNFFGVPSFDGLIVEGHNAEPNKAQQIKEDAIARAKEAGKSF
- a CDS encoding disulfide oxidoreductase translates to MKNRIVFLYASWVIALVAMLGSLYFSEIRKFIPCELCWYQRILMYPLVLILGIATFQGDTRVKKYVLPMAVIGAFISIMHYLEQKVPGFSGIKPCVYGVPCSSEYINWFGFITIPFLALTAFILIIVCMCFVKAERTAK
- a CDS encoding DsbA family protein, whose product is MKKKQSSAKFAVILTLIVVVLFAAIVIINNQTEKAGETVAEQPSIKGQPVLGKDSAPVTVVEFGDYKCPSCKVFNSDIFPKIKKDFIDKGDVKFSFVNVMFHGTGSRLAALASEEVWKEDPASFWAFHEKLFEEQPSSEQEWVTPALLEKTVKSTAKKVDPDKLKENLDKETFATELKADTDLNDKLNITATPTIYVNDKVIKDFANYEEISKTIKKELKNEK
- a CDS encoding heavy metal translocating P-type ATPase; this translates as MSEPKEMTIQVGGMTCAACASRIEKGLKRMDGVNDASVNLALETSNISYQPDKIEAGAVKDKIGKLGYHVVTEKADFQIEGMTCAACANRIEKRLNKIEGVVGAPVNFALETVSVEYNPKEVTPKELKETVAKLGYRLEDKEADGQDGGLSQKEKEQRKQLIRLIFSAVLSFPLLWSMVSHFSFTSFIWMPDILMNPWLQFALATPVQLVIGWPFYTGAYKALRNKSANMDVLVALGTTAAYAYSLYMTIASLGRNGHAEGLYYETSAILLTLILLGKLLEMKAKGRSSEAIKKLMKLQARTAAVEREGKVQVIPIDEVRTGDIVYVKPGERVPVDGEVIEGHSAIDESMITGESMPADKSPGSTVTGATINANGFLKIRAVNVGKDTALAHIIKIVEEAQGSKAPIQRLADHISGIFVPIVLGLAVMTFLIWYVWASPGQFSEAIGKFIAVLVIACPCALGLATPTSIMAGSGRAAEFGILFKGGEHLEKTQRLTTIVLDKTGTVTNGRPVLTDAVPAAGMNEEELLRLAAAAEAGSEHPLGEAIVSGAEKRGISIPKLTRFQARIGSGIYAEADGKTILAGSRRLMESEHIEHEALLPHMTRLEAEGKTVMLIKADGKAAGLIAVADTIKETSQAAVKRLKDMGLDVIMMTGDNQKTAEAIAKAAGIGSVIAEVLPEQKAAEISRLQKEGRRVAMVGDGINDAPALAVADIGMAIGTGTDIAMEAADITLIRGDLNGIADAIGMSRLTMRNIKQNLGWALGYNTIGIPIAAAGFLAPWVAGAAMAFSSVSVVLNALRLQKVKKDKIG
- the copZ gene encoding copper chaperone CopZ gives rise to the protein MEQKTLQVEGMSCQHCVKAVETGVGELNGVTEVQVKLEAGQVDVTFDENKVSVSDIKDAIEDQGYDVV
- a CDS encoding zinc-dependent metalloprotease: MKISSLVFPVLLAAGLIPGLPSAENHTHSHTHAEPAKTVYTDPLPKADHFKDLKGPVQIEQTVDTKILDENGKQVGTKRFDANVNQDKASTKASTGSQKVRVLAVADAEYRAKYSDWQTRIVQIVEQADVAFNRDHNIDFVVQAVQAWNSSGSNSSQILSNLQSSFRNQNYHFVVGFTAKSSFDAGGIAYVYNGKPSGPAFSVNLDQGTANTAKAAQHEFSHNFGLQHDAQGSGIRCVMNYDYAYSVDIWDSSHNRQIETNKAWYR
- the csoR gene encoding copper-sensing transcriptional repressor CsoR, which encodes MDKHTEHQSLNHKSAKEKDQILNRLKRIEGQVRGIQNMVENERYCVDILVQISAVQAAMQKVAFHLLEDHAHHCVAGAIESGNGEQAIAELLDVVKKIAKS